One window of Gloeothece citriformis PCC 7424 genomic DNA carries:
- a CDS encoding PhoX family protein yields the protein MSYLSRRQILYFLGGAAGAAVLDNLGVLGSSDAAQAQSTPLSFTPFRMPRPLSIYEQQPSWYATGLGKGITLPAGYRGNNPPTDANGNLLQYTVIDDVIVPPEFERYIIIQWGDRVFPNPSDYFGYNNDYTGFVPLNADSSDGLLWVNHEYVSYPISFLAPGSPSDLAGLPTSFASVIGFNLPSASSVSALSPADRRLLFGEFLYNLGGSVVRIRMSTSRRSPTGRYVVVRDPLNRRITGLSGLAINSQRTDGYQSVTSWGSLPHQQGNNDFLVGTGPAATEVFNLSVDGLGNQIIGTAYNCSGGTTPWGTILSGEENFQGSSSFFIGVTEQVNPNGTQLIDPSNTRLDAQGYTIGTSGQEFGLVGEKYGWMVEIDPADPGVRRKHTWLGRFRHENFAIRADVGGKVVVYSGDDRRGGHTYKYVSNGTVNNPADKANSNLFTDGILYVAKFNPDGTGTWIPLLLNTPTNPTPPSVLASVQLAQQGAISSNANTYFPRRAGIAGQTVNGGWFIMTPSNEATSLPGYQGKTLADFYPTQGAILCDAYAASNLVGGTPGGRPEDIEIHPITREVFVSYTDNRPSSDGYPDSRIFVVAKYNSNANAPQHFGGLYKIVEQSADGSGTSFTWEIFKQGGEEGTTGGAGINAPAGSGFGFSDNLVFDSQGNLFGVIDMSTDRHNGFDVGASATPFNIDHSVVGNAENLIGCFGNNWMYVIPASGPAAGEVISFAQGPMRCELTGPTFVGNTLLIAVQHPGEDCPIGNSPILNRDIQILDTSGTTFVQNRSVPRGSSWPTNLLGNSNGIPRPAVIGIRRKDGGQFI from the coding sequence ATGTCTTATTTAAGTCGCAGACAAATTTTATACTTTTTGGGTGGTGCTGCAGGAGCGGCAGTTTTAGATAATCTTGGAGTATTAGGGTCTTCTGATGCGGCACAGGCTCAAAGTACCCCTTTATCTTTCACTCCATTTCGTATGCCTCGTCCCCTCAGTATCTACGAGCAACAACCGAGTTGGTATGCAACAGGACTAGGAAAAGGAATTACCTTACCGGCGGGTTATCGAGGCAACAATCCACCGACGGATGCTAATGGAAATTTACTTCAATATACAGTCATCGATGATGTGATCGTTCCCCCCGAATTTGAACGCTATATCATTATCCAATGGGGCGATCGGGTTTTTCCCAATCCGAGTGATTACTTTGGCTATAACAATGACTACACCGGCTTTGTGCCTCTCAACGCCGATAGTAGTGACGGGTTACTCTGGGTTAATCATGAATACGTCTCCTATCCTATTTCATTCCTAGCCCCTGGATCGCCATCTGATTTAGCAGGATTACCCACTTCTTTCGCCTCTGTAATTGGATTTAACTTACCCTCTGCCTCCAGCGTATCAGCCCTCAGTCCAGCAGACAGACGCTTACTATTTGGAGAATTTCTCTATAACTTGGGAGGTTCAGTTGTCCGCATTAGAATGAGTACCAGTCGCAGAAGTCCCACTGGACGGTATGTGGTCGTTAGAGATCCTTTAAATCGTCGCATCACTGGGCTTTCGGGTCTAGCCATTAATAGCCAACGGACAGACGGATATCAAAGTGTGACCTCTTGGGGAAGTCTCCCCCACCAACAAGGAAACAACGACTTTTTAGTCGGGACTGGACCGGCTGCGACTGAAGTGTTTAATCTCAGTGTTGATGGCTTAGGGAATCAAATTATTGGCACTGCCTACAATTGTTCCGGTGGAACAACCCCTTGGGGCACGATTCTCTCTGGAGAAGAAAACTTTCAGGGAAGTTCAAGCTTCTTTATCGGGGTAACAGAACAGGTTAACCCCAATGGCACTCAATTAATCGATCCTTCCAATACCCGTTTAGATGCTCAGGGCTATACTATCGGCACATCAGGGCAAGAATTCGGTCTAGTGGGAGAAAAATACGGTTGGATGGTAGAAATCGATCCCGCCGATCCGGGTGTACGGCGAAAACACACCTGGTTAGGTCGCTTCCGTCACGAAAACTTTGCCATCCGGGCAGATGTAGGCGGTAAAGTCGTCGTTTATTCTGGGGACGATCGTCGCGGAGGACATACTTATAAGTATGTCAGCAATGGCACTGTGAACAATCCGGCTGACAAAGCTAACAGTAATCTCTTTACCGATGGGATCTTGTACGTTGCTAAATTCAATCCTGATGGAACAGGTACATGGATTCCTCTGCTTTTAAATACTCCCACCAATCCTACACCCCCCTCTGTGCTGGCTTCCGTACAATTAGCCCAACAGGGAGCAATATCGAGCAACGCCAATACCTATTTTCCTAGACGCGCCGGCATCGCAGGGCAGACCGTAAACGGGGGTTGGTTTATCATGACTCCTAGCAACGAAGCCACCTCTCTACCTGGCTACCAAGGGAAGACCCTAGCTGATTTTTACCCCACTCAAGGAGCAATCCTCTGTGACGCTTATGCCGCCTCTAATTTGGTTGGGGGAACTCCTGGGGGTCGTCCAGAGGACATCGAAATTCATCCGATTACTAGAGAAGTTTTTGTGTCCTACACCGATAACCGTCCTTCATCAGATGGATATCCTGACTCTAGGATTTTTGTTGTTGCTAAATATAACTCTAATGCGAATGCACCTCAGCATTTTGGCGGACTTTATAAGATTGTTGAACAGAGTGCAGATGGAAGCGGAACAAGCTTCACCTGGGAAATCTTCAAGCAAGGTGGAGAAGAAGGAACGACCGGCGGGGCAGGAATTAATGCTCCTGCCGGGTCAGGATTTGGCTTCTCAGACAACTTAGTCTTTGATAGTCAAGGGAATTTATTTGGGGTTATCGACATGAGTACCGATAGACACAACGGATTTGATGTCGGTGCTAGTGCCACTCCATTTAACATCGACCATAGTGTCGTCGGGAATGCTGAAAACCTCATCGGATGTTTTGGCAATAACTGGATGTATGTGATTCCTGCCAGTGGGCCAGCCGCCGGAGAAGTGATTTCCTTTGCTCAGGGGCCAATGAGATGTGAACTGACCGGGCCGACTTTTGTCGGCAATACCCTATTAATTGCCGTTCAACATCCTGGGGAAGATTGTCCCATTG